Sequence from the Raphanus sativus cultivar WK10039 unplaced genomic scaffold, ASM80110v3 Scaffold1850, whole genome shotgun sequence genome:
ataaataaataattactgtattaaatattaatctagAAATTAAGAGTAAATCTATCCAATTATCCAAATATAAATAAGAACTCAATTATATCATAGGGAGAAAACTATCCACATTTCTCTCTCAAagaaaaaaccctaaaccatctCATTTCTCCACCGCCGCTGTTCAACGGTGGTCACTCACTCTCTCACCCAACCATGGCAACTACCGCGACAGCTTCCTCAGACTCGGGAGAAGGACCAGTGATGGCCCTAATCAACAAACGCCTCCGCGCCCTCCGCAAGAAACTCAACCGAATCACCCAAATGGAAGAATCACTCTCCCAGGGGAAAACCCTAAACAAGGAGCAGCAAGAAGTCCTCCGCTCCAAACCCTCCGTCCTCGTCCTCATCGACGAGCTCGACAAGCTCCGCTCTCCCCTCTCCTCCGCCGTCTCCGAAGAAATCTCCCTCGCCACCGCCACCGCCGCTCCTCACAACGCTCCTCCTCCCCCCGATCAAACCACCAccacggaggaggaggaggcccCGGCCGTGGCCCCGAAGGAGGAGAAGCTGGAGGATTTAGTGAATCTGTTGTACTTTGGGTCGCTGTTCGACGTGAGGTCGGCGAGCGAGCTAGCTTCGGTTATGATGACGAGGAGGCACGAGAGAGGGTGCTGTTTGGTGTACGATACGGTTACGGATGAGTCCACGGAGGATCTGCTGTGTGATAAAGATCTGGACTTGATCTCGAAGCTGTGGGGGATGATGGTGTCTAGGCCTGCGGATTCGGGTTTGTCTCATGAGAAGGCTTTGGAGCGTTGCGTGGAGCATGCTAAGCTCTGGTTGGCTAACTCTGATCAGAAGATTGCGTCTAACTGTGACGTTTCGTGTAAGAAAGAAAGATGCCGACTTTCgtttgtttttgagtttttggttttagtttattgagtttgtgtgtgttttcagaTGCTGCGTTGAGAGAGAAAGTGAAGAAGATTATGGGGTCTAATTACTTCACTATTACACCGGAGATGGTTGTGGCGCCGGTTGAAGCAGCGGCGGAAGCTGGTCACTTCGGTTCGTTCCAAGTCGCTGCTGATAATGAGCAAAAGGTTTGCACTTTTGATGTATATGATTCATTGCTCTGTGAGATGCAAAGTGCTAACTTGTTCTGAAGGTTGAGATTAGTGGTCTCTTTTCTTTAGTTGGGGTGAGATTGGAGTTCCATTTGTGGCATGAGAACATCAGTAGGCTAAGTTGTTTGGATAGGATAGAGAAGTGCATCCTGGTTTATAATAAGTTTTGGCTTTGTCAATGTACGCTGGTTTGTTCATGCGAGTGGTGGATTATGAATCGTTACTATATATGTCTTCACTGTAGGGAATGTTTAAGAGATGTTTCTGAGAGTCTCGTTATGTGATGTAGAGAACGTACAATCCGTCCCTTGTGTTGTTTTGAGCAAGACTGATGTTCCCTGTTGGTTTACAGGAAGACGTGTCAAACTTCAAAGTACAAGAATCTGTTGGTAATGATCAATATGAGCAACAAAAGGTAATCCCGGAGCTCTAAAAGTATCTTTTAGATGATTTCTCGAGTCTGAATCTGATGATTTTTCTGTGGGTTTGAAGGATGAGTCAGTAGTGACGGAAGGAGAGGTGGTACAGGGGCAGCAGGAACAAGGCTATACTCAGGTGGAAGGAGGGAGGTCAAAGAGAGattatcaacaacaacaacagtatGTGCCTCGTGGATCCCACCAGAACCAGAGAGGTCATAGAGGTGCTAGACGAGGCCATTCCAATGCCCCCCGCGGAGGTCGAGGTGGTGGTGGATACTCGAATGGGAGGTTTGAATCTTATGATAATGCCGGTGGAAACGGGTACCAAAGGAGCTATTACAACAACAGAGGAAGGGgacgtggtggtggtggtggtggaggaaaTGGCCATTcgtacaacaacaacaacaaccaccaAGACTCTAATGTTAGTGTTGCGTCTTAGCTTTGCTACCTCTTTTATGGCTTTTGAGTGCGTGCGGTCTCTCCTTGTTTTCCGCTATAACTCAGCCTTATCTCGGAGTTTGGAACTTTTGTGAATTGCTCTTTTGCTATGTATGAACTTTTGCGGCCATCAGTATGATCATTTTCATCAGTAGGGATCTTATTATACTTGTAGTTTGATTATCTATGTGGTTTCGTTCTAGTTTCTTTCTTGGATTTGTGAACCGGTCTTTGTACTGGTAGCTTCGGGCATTGTACCAGTATCGCTGAAGCGCTATATCCTCGAAGATATGAGGTTAGATCATTTAATCAACACAGCATCTGCATTGTCACCGCAGATTAAGTTTATTATTGATGGCCAGTGGAATGTTCACCCACTTAGACCCATTGTCACTTACGGTGGATTTTCACTTTCATGTAGAGTTAGGTAGCCAAGGCAAGCagtagatagtttttttttttatatcttttactAAACAATAAAGTAAGGAAAATCTGTATATCTCAAATTTTCCATCATTTGAAATGATACAACACCCATTATGTTTCCTCTGACGAGAATCATGCAAATAATTGAATTCTTGCACTGATAATGGTTACAAACTTTAGATTATAATACATCTATATTCTATGATGAtgttggtgaagaagaagaaagctgcTGTTGTTTTCGCCTTACTACATAGGTAAAACCACTTCCGCAATATACTTTGATATCTTTCGCATGCATGTCTATACTTCCTAGGCTCACCAGTTGAGGATTGTTCTGATCATTGGTGTCTCCAAGACCTAGCTGGCCATGCTCACCCCATCCCCATGTCTGAACTTCTCCACTCTCTGCAATGCATATTCACaggttgttttttttaactcagAAAGTCTGTATAAACAAAGAGATGAAATGTCCCCCTCCCTCCTCATTTACCTGTTACAGCAGCAGAATGCTCTGCTCCTGCTGCAATTTGCAGAACTTCAACTCCATCAAAACCGGGAACTTTCTCCAAGAGAGTTTCAGAGGAATCTTCTCGCAGCTGTTGCTTCTCCGATTGTTTATTAAGAGTGTTAC
This genomic interval carries:
- the LOC130504873 gene encoding uncharacterized protein LOC130504873 encodes the protein MATTATASSDSGEGPVMALINKRLRALRKKLNRITQMEESLSQGKTLNKEQQEVLRSKPSVLVLIDELDKLRSPLSSAVSEEISLATATAAPHNAPPPPDQTTTTEEEEAPAVAPKEEKLEDLVNLLYFGSLFDVRSASELASVMMTRRHERGCCLVYDTVTDESTEDLLCDKDLDLISKLWGMMVSRPADSGLSHEKALERCVEHAKLWLANSDQKIASNCDVSYAALREKVKKIMGSNYFTITPEMVVAPVEAAAEAGHFGSFQVAADNEQKEDVSNFKVQESVGNDQYEQQKDESVVTEGEVVQGQQEQGYTQVEGGRSKRDYQQQQQYVPRGSHQNQRGHRGARRGHSNAPRGGRGGGGYSNGRFESYDNAGGNGYQRSYYNNRGRGRGGGGGGGNGHSYNNNNNHQDSNVSVAS